One Owenweeksia hongkongensis DSM 17368 genomic region harbors:
- a CDS encoding T9SS-dependent choice-of-anchor J family protein, translated as MRRRILLMTMLIISYCQVIVAQNTCATATLITSNGTISAPGPSTGGGCYNCGSATDANWYQWTATADGLLDVSACGLTATDTRLWVYSGTCAGLTQVAADDDACTSSDGFASAVTAIPITNGTTYYLEWDNRWSTAAFQFNFTFTAVSCLPPSALGVESNTATTADIYWTSGGASNWDVEYGLIGFSPGSGTIVNATNDSITLTGLTANSVYEFYVRDSCGVGNSSGWVGPIVFGLNNTCATATILTAGGTYWAAGPTSGGGCNNCGTATNANWYQWTAPGNGLLDISACGLSGNDTRLWVYDGSCGSLTQVGADDDACTSADGFASAVIGLAVTNGTTYYLEWDDRWDSDPFQFSIAFTLVSCNAPSALGVSNATATGVDLYWTAGGATDWNVEYGLSGFTPGTGTLTNATNDTVSVSGLTAATAYEFYVRDSCAVGNVSSWVGPFGFKTGFTPPMPLSCTVGNPIVVFTEEFDAVNGWTGDINGGNDTWEIPGAPTSSNTGPDDEHSGPAGSFMNFEASNTSVSSGQVVSPAIDLTTAMGDAELSFWMHAYGANMGRLTVGVGTSATGPFTPVFTWAGQYQTSGSDPWVNIGADLSAYIGQTIYIQFHQLDSVSGFTGDMSIDLVEVSACISCPNPTALGATNITSTGADLYWTTGGASNWNVEYGTTGFTPGTGTMVNAINDTVSIGSLSSLTTYEFYVRDSCAVGDVSGWVGPYTFMTPCAVVLSGTYTINGAQPTGGTNYNTFAEAAYDLNNCGISSAVTFNVQAGLYVDQLHLNGVPGTSVSNTITFNGVGGDTLVWDGNGEQGTVIIENTSHVTLQNMLIANQASSEAWGVLLIDNSDTVTIDNCIIAMDSTSTSTDVSAVLVSNSYINDLTEGADVDGLTINNCLIIGGYYAMNFEGVGSGTYSKDYNVTNTVIRNFYAAGIYVDEIQDFTCVGNTMETSRGTAADGLYTFDINNFVFEENVINVPDYGLYIVDGNDGFTPTSNSRVVNNMITSTGDYGMYLNDFESTEVYHNSVVGEPAIRINDQINLDVRNNIFVSIGDFAFESDDALTATDVLDYNIYFSTGANAFDVGPTVYADLALWQGGDLTKNVNSIEGDPIFYGATDLHLLGTIANNSGDATVGVLVDIDNDVRSLTAPDIGADEYAPASCVPSSVLMVANVYADSATVYWTPGTGQHYNIEYGTAGFTAGTGTLVTGVVDTFYTITGLTPNTAYDFYLQDSCGLTDVSVWAGPESFITFPVPVTVPYTEDFEGATNDMAISSGSDAFAAVDTFGCASTNAILFTGGSSAGWSGSSSSTGTSVNQAWVVNTTKHSQALLLVDATANTGTLMLEFDLRQEYSYGQGYNWFRVLINDTDQVTPDYHASASTGDVCARMSIDISAYTGTMFSVKFQGANKYAIGTGTANGDNAFLDNVSIYQPAVAGCSPFTSNIPNDTICAPGFTGFTSNTGSSVVYLDTALGQITNAGDTLRIITNSDTTLSLIEAAPTSVTGHVGPLSSIVTAGYGYFSNGQWISILDTVRIDSMTVNANGVVEANLRIWTDDPANGGTLVQRGKTFTTGSATGDYQVSVGAVLLPGSYFINVEFTGGTGQLFRATGGASYPYVLAGLMSIDSTNFSSQARIYYTFDLVATKVCLGAPVLATSYIRGLSAGSDQSLILCDNGSAEDLTTYLSQGADLGGTFVSSNASAAISGNMFDPTLLTAGTYQVYYTTVATATCPSDSALFTVEIQACLSCVGLTTPTLTPDTICGSGVVNLMATQSGTDIVWFNPQNRVEGYGTTLSTTISATTQFVAQAILSSGPSITAGPSQSLSVNAYPTANFTNGQYISVAQDVRIDSAVFAVNGPLDFVVAIQDAQRTDTLQVSNLISFTAGDTSAKEIGIYLSPGNYFINTIPISGTGILWRPTAGANFPYGAPNILSVDSSDFGPTRLYYLYDMKVSAACLSAPDSTFGVIVSGTNAGTSDSVSVCGSNTMVDLSSYLGSFDMGGTWYDDDATGAMSTSGMFDASMVSTGVYNFTYALPSASGCPGDSATITVTVASPNTAGMDTTASACTSQTALPLRPLLPGSAPGGSWIDVDNSGALVGNSFFVSGVSVGTYRFTYYTAAGICPADSATVTVVVSAGVSAGTFANDTICNDASPLDLNTLLDATATTGGTWKEVSASGGLSGSMFNPGAVVAGQSYVLRYVVSNACGMDSAEVSLYVEDCTVGLKDYVASNLVMYPNPTSGNLTIEMTGEDMKDMNVQVYGLSGKLLISSEFEDTKKATIDLTAMPKGVYTIKVFTNRGMVVRQVTKM; from the coding sequence ATGAGGAGAAGAATACTTCTAATGACAATGTTGATTATCAGCTATTGTCAGGTCATTGTAGCGCAAAATACTTGCGCCACGGCAACATTAATAACTTCAAACGGCACAATATCGGCCCCGGGACCATCCACAGGTGGGGGGTGCTATAATTGTGGTTCTGCTACCGATGCCAACTGGTATCAATGGACCGCTACAGCGGATGGACTGTTGGATGTCAGCGCCTGCGGGCTGACTGCTACCGACACGAGGCTCTGGGTGTATTCAGGAACATGTGCAGGTCTTACCCAAGTGGCCGCTGATGATGATGCGTGTACAAGTTCTGATGGGTTTGCTTCAGCTGTCACTGCTATTCCTATTACAAACGGAACAACGTATTATTTGGAATGGGACAATCGATGGAGTACTGCTGCTTTCCAGTTTAATTTCACATTTACCGCTGTTAGTTGTTTACCACCTTCAGCTTTAGGGGTAGAAAGCAATACGGCTACTACAGCAGATATTTATTGGACTTCTGGAGGTGCTAGTAATTGGGATGTTGAATATGGCTTAATTGGCTTTTCCCCTGGGAGTGGCACCATTGTAAATGCAACAAACGACTCAATTACATTAACAGGTTTAACCGCAAACTCAGTTTATGAATTTTATGTTCGTGATAGTTGTGGAGTAGGAAATTCTTCAGGCTGGGTGGGTCCCATTGTTTTTGGTTTAAATAATACTTGTGCAACAGCAACTATTTTAACAGCTGGTGGTACTTATTGGGCTGCAGGCCCAACTTCGGGAGGAGGGTGTAATAACTGTGGAACTGCCACAAATGCAAACTGGTATCAATGGACAGCTCCAGGTAATGGGCTTTTAGATATAAGTGCATGTGGCCTTTCGGGAAATGATACTAGACTTTGGGTTTACGATGGATCATGTGGTTCGCTCACCCAAGTAGGGGCAGATGATGATGCTTGTACTTCAGCTGATGGATTTGCATCTGCCGTGATTGGACTTGCTGTAACAAATGGAACGACTTACTATCTGGAGTGGGATGATCGTTGGGATAGTGATCCATTTCAATTTTCAATCGCGTTTACACTGGTTTCATGTAACGCTCCTAGCGCCTTAGGTGTTTCTAATGCTACTGCTACTGGTGTAGATTTATATTGGACCGCAGGTGGCGCTACAGACTGGAATGTAGAGTATGGACTTAGTGGTTTTACACCTGGCACTGGTACCCTGACCAATGCCACTAATGATACCGTATCTGTAAGTGGACTTACAGCGGCCACCGCTTACGAATTTTATGTGCGAGATAGTTGTGCCGTTGGAAACGTGAGTAGTTGGGTTGGGCCATTTGGCTTTAAGACAGGGTTCACCCCACCTATGCCGCTCAGCTGTACTGTTGGTAATCCTATTGTGGTTTTTACTGAAGAATTTGACGCAGTTAATGGTTGGACGGGCGATATCAATGGTGGCAATGATACTTGGGAAATCCCAGGTGCGCCTACTTCCTCTAACACTGGGCCGGATGACGAGCATAGTGGTCCTGCAGGAAGCTTTATGAACTTTGAAGCTTCCAATACATCAGTAAGTTCAGGTCAGGTGGTATCACCAGCGATTGATCTTACTACGGCAATGGGAGATGCTGAGCTATCTTTTTGGATGCATGCCTATGGTGCTAATATGGGAAGGCTTACCGTAGGTGTGGGAACATCAGCTACAGGTCCTTTTACACCGGTGTTTACCTGGGCGGGCCAGTACCAAACAAGCGGAAGCGATCCATGGGTAAATATAGGGGCCGACCTAAGTGCTTATATTGGTCAAACAATATATATCCAGTTTCATCAATTGGATAGTGTTTCTGGGTTTACTGGAGATATGTCAATAGACTTAGTAGAAGTAAGTGCATGTATAAGTTGCCCTAATCCTACGGCACTAGGCGCAACGAATATAACGAGTACGGGTGCCGATTTGTATTGGACGACTGGTGGTGCCTCCAATTGGAATGTAGAGTACGGTACAACGGGTTTTACACCTGGCACAGGAACTATGGTGAATGCTATAAACGATACAGTTTCAATCGGGAGTCTAAGTTCGCTAACTACTTATGAATTTTATGTGAGAGATAGCTGTGCTGTTGGGGACGTAAGTGGTTGGGTTGGCCCGTATACCTTTATGACACCATGTGCTGTCGTTTTATCCGGTACTTATACGATTAATGGAGCACAGCCAACAGGAGGCACCAACTACAATACATTTGCAGAAGCGGCATATGATCTTAATAATTGTGGTATATCATCAGCAGTTACCTTTAATGTTCAAGCAGGTCTGTATGTTGATCAACTCCATTTAAATGGGGTGCCAGGAACTTCTGTGAGTAACACCATAACTTTTAATGGTGTGGGAGGCGACACTCTTGTATGGGACGGCAATGGTGAGCAAGGAACCGTGATTATCGAAAACACTTCTCATGTTACCCTTCAAAATATGCTGATTGCAAATCAGGCTTCTTCAGAGGCATGGGGTGTATTGCTGATTGATAACTCAGACACAGTTACCATAGATAATTGCATTATTGCTATGGACTCAACTTCAACCTCCACTGATGTCAGTGCGGTATTGGTATCTAATAGCTATATTAATGACCTTACAGAAGGAGCGGATGTGGATGGACTTACAATCAACAACTGCCTTATTATTGGAGGGTATTACGCAATGAATTTTGAAGGTGTAGGTTCAGGAACTTACTCAAAGGATTATAATGTTACTAATACAGTGATTCGAAACTTCTATGCTGCAGGAATTTATGTTGACGAAATTCAGGATTTTACATGCGTTGGTAACACTATGGAGACCTCGCGAGGTACAGCAGCAGATGGACTTTATACATTTGATATAAACAATTTTGTATTTGAGGAAAATGTAATAAATGTACCCGACTATGGCCTTTATATTGTGGATGGTAACGATGGCTTTACTCCTACAAGCAATTCGCGGGTGGTAAATAACATGATAACTAGTACAGGTGATTACGGTATGTATCTAAATGACTTTGAAAGTACAGAGGTATACCATAATAGTGTAGTAGGAGAACCAGCTATCCGAATAAACGATCAAATTAATCTGGATGTAAGAAATAACATTTTTGTGTCTATCGGTGATTTTGCATTTGAATCGGATGATGCTCTAACCGCTACAGATGTATTAGACTACAATATTTATTTCAGTACAGGTGCAAATGCGTTTGATGTTGGACCAACTGTATATGCAGACTTAGCATTATGGCAGGGAGGTGATCTTACCAAGAATGTTAATTCTATAGAAGGAGATCCAATTTTTTACGGAGCAACAGATCTGCACCTCTTGGGAACTATTGCGAATAACTCAGGAGATGCTACAGTAGGAGTGTTGGTCGATATTGACAATGATGTTCGTTCCTTAACAGCTCCGGATATAGGTGCTGATGAATATGCCCCAGCTTCATGTGTCCCTTCTTCGGTTCTTATGGTGGCTAATGTATACGCGGATAGTGCAACGGTATACTGGACCCCAGGAACAGGTCAACATTATAATATAGAATATGGAACAGCAGGGTTTACAGCAGGAACAGGAACATTAGTTACAGGAGTGGTAGATACTTTCTATACTATTACAGGGCTTACTCCTAATACTGCCTACGATTTTTACTTACAAGATAGTTGTGGATTGACTGATGTGAGTGTATGGGCAGGGCCAGAATCTTTTATTACATTCCCTGTCCCGGTGACTGTACCCTATACCGAAGATTTTGAGGGGGCTACAAATGATATGGCCATTAGCAGTGGCTCTGATGCCTTTGCTGCCGTGGATACTTTTGGTTGTGCTAGTACCAACGCGATCCTGTTTACAGGAGGTTCATCTGCGGGCTGGAGCGGAAGCTCTTCGAGTACTGGAACCTCTGTTAATCAGGCATGGGTTGTGAATACCACTAAGCATAGCCAAGCATTACTACTGGTGGATGCTACTGCAAATACGGGGACGCTAATGCTTGAGTTTGACCTTCGCCAAGAATATTCTTATGGTCAAGGGTATAACTGGTTTAGAGTACTAATAAATGATACGGATCAGGTAACTCCTGACTATCATGCTAGTGCCAGTACTGGAGACGTTTGTGCACGAATGTCTATAGATATTTCGGCCTATACCGGTACTATGTTTTCTGTGAAATTTCAGGGGGCTAACAAGTATGCCATAGGTACTGGTACCGCAAATGGAGATAACGCTTTTTTAGATAATGTGAGTATTTATCAACCTGCGGTTGCTGGTTGTAGCCCATTTACATCTAATATTCCTAACGATACGATTTGTGCTCCAGGCTTTACTGGTTTTACCAGTAATACGGGAAGCAGTGTAGTTTATCTAGACACAGCTCTAGGTCAAATTACAAATGCGGGAGATACACTTCGTATAATCACAAATTCAGATACCACCTTATCACTAATTGAGGCTGCGCCAACTTCTGTTACAGGCCATGTTGGACCTCTTTCAAGTATTGTTACCGCTGGTTACGGATACTTCAGCAACGGTCAGTGGATTTCCATTTTAGATACTGTGAGAATAGATAGTATGACCGTGAATGCAAATGGGGTGGTGGAAGCAAACCTTAGGATATGGACAGATGATCCAGCAAACGGAGGAACTTTGGTTCAGCGAGGCAAAACTTTCACCACGGGTTCAGCTACTGGAGATTATCAAGTATCTGTAGGCGCTGTGCTTTTGCCTGGAAGTTATTTCATAAATGTAGAATTTACAGGAGGAACGGGACAGTTGTTTAGAGCGACAGGCGGTGCTTCTTATCCATATGTTCTAGCTGGATTGATGTCAATTGACAGTACAAACTTCTCAAGTCAGGCAAGGATCTATTATACCTTTGACTTGGTGGCAACCAAAGTTTGCCTTGGAGCTCCAGTTTTAGCTACGTCTTACATCAGAGGTTTAAGTGCAGGTTCTGATCAGTCGCTTATTTTATGTGATAATGGTTCGGCTGAGGATTTAACAACTTACCTTTCTCAGGGGGCTGATCTAGGAGGAACATTTGTTTCTTCAAATGCATCGGCAGCCATTTCAGGTAATATGTTTGACCCTACTTTGCTTACCGCAGGTACTTACCAAGTTTACTACACTACGGTAGCTACAGCCACTTGTCCTTCTGACTCTGCCTTGTTTACAGTAGAGATTCAGGCTTGTTTAAGTTGCGTTGGTTTGACTACGCCTACCTTAACACCAGATACAATTTGTGGCTCAGGTGTGGTTAACTTAATGGCAACACAGTCTGGAACCGACATTGTATGGTTTAATCCACAAAATAGGGTAGAAGGTTATGGTACAACATTGAGCACCACTATTAGTGCTACCACGCAGTTTGTGGCTCAAGCAATTTTAAGCTCAGGGCCCAGCATAACCGCTGGTCCTTCTCAGAGCTTGAGTGTGAATGCATATCCCACTGCCAACTTTACAAATGGTCAATACATTAGTGTTGCTCAGGACGTAAGAATTGACTCAGCAGTATTTGCGGTTAATGGACCACTTGATTTTGTAGTGGCTATTCAGGATGCACAGCGTACCGATACCCTTCAGGTTAGTAATCTGATTAGTTTCACCGCTGGAGATACATCTGCCAAGGAAATAGGTATTTATCTAAGTCCAGGTAACTACTTTATAAATACTATTCCAATTAGCGGAACTGGTATTTTGTGGAGGCCAACAGCAGGAGCTAATTTCCCATACGGAGCACCAAATATTCTGAGTGTAGATAGTTCGGATTTTGGGCCTACCAGATTGTATTATCTATACGATATGAAGGTAAGTGCAGCATGTTTAAGCGCTCCAGATTCTACTTTTGGAGTTATTGTTTCTGGCACAAATGCTGGAACCAGCGATTCTGTAAGTGTTTGTGGTTCTAATACTATGGTAGATTTAAGTAGCTACTTAGGATCATTTGATATGGGCGGAACATGGTACGATGATGATGCTACTGGAGCCATGAGTACTTCCGGTATGTTTGATGCTTCCATGGTAAGCACTGGAGTATATAACTTTACGTATGCATTGCCTTCTGCTTCAGGATGTCCTGGTGATAGTGCAACGATTACCGTAACAGTGGCTTCACCTAATACGGCTGGTATGGACACTACTGCAAGTGCATGTACTTCGCAAACAGCCCTACCGCTTAGACCATTGCTACCTGGTTCTGCCCCTGGTGGTTCTTGGATAGATGTTGATAATTCAGGAGCACTTGTTGGAAATTCATTCTTTGTATCAGGCGTAAGCGTAGGTACCTACAGGTTTACCTACTATACTGCAGCCGGCATATGTCCAGCTGATAGTGCTACTGTAACTGTAGTGGTAAGTGCGGGTGTTTCTGCGGGAACTTTTGCCAATGATACTATTTGTAACGATGCCAGCCCTCTGGATCTTAATACTTTGCTTGACGCCACTGCTACAACCGGTGGTACTTGGAAAGAGGTGAGTGCGTCAGGAGGTCTGTCAGGTAGCATGTTTAATCCAGGAGCTGTAGTAGCAGGTCAATCTTACGTACTGAGATACGTGGTGAGCAATGCTTGCGGTATGGATAGTGCTGAGGTTTCACTTTATGTGGAAGATTGTACGGTAGGTCTTAAGGATTACGTAGCCAGTAACTTGGTGATGTATCCTAACCCAACATCTGGAAATCTTACAATCGAGATGACTGGAGAGGATATGAAAGACATGAATGTACAGGTTTATGGCCTTAGCGGAAAGTTGCTAATTAGTTCCGAGTTTGAGGATACGAAGAAAGCAACTATTGACCTGACAGCGATGCCTAAAGGAGTTTATACCATTAAGGTATTTACAAATAGAGGTATGGTAGTTCGTCAAGTAACAAAAATGTAA
- a CDS encoding acyltransferase, producing the protein MIYEFEGFKPVIHESAFIHKTASVIGNVHIGKDVYVGPGAAIRGDWGEIVIEDGCNVQENCTIHMFPGVSLRLQEGAHIGHGAIIHGAQIGRNCLVGMNSVLMDNVELGEESIVGALSFIKADTIIPPRSLVVGNPGKVIKQVSDEMIAWKTEGTKLYQKLPSQCVNSLRECEPLRVAEPNRAKQQTSYLTWGADRKK; encoded by the coding sequence ATGATTTACGAATTTGAAGGCTTTAAGCCTGTAATTCACGAGAGCGCGTTTATTCACAAAACTGCCTCAGTGATTGGCAATGTACATATTGGTAAAGATGTTTACGTTGGACCCGGAGCCGCTATTCGAGGAGATTGGGGAGAAATCGTTATTGAGGATGGATGCAACGTTCAGGAAAACTGCACTATTCACATGTTTCCAGGAGTTTCTCTCCGTTTGCAAGAAGGTGCTCACATTGGCCATGGGGCTATTATTCATGGAGCTCAAATCGGTCGCAATTGCTTGGTGGGAATGAATTCAGTTTTGATGGATAATGTGGAGCTTGGGGAAGAATCTATAGTAGGAGCACTTTCCTTTATAAAAGCGGATACTATTATTCCGCCAAGGAGCTTGGTTGTGGGCAATCCCGGCAAGGTGATAAAGCAAGTAAGTGATGAAATGATAGCTTGGAAAACCGAAGGAACAAAGTTGTATCAAAAACTGCCATCTCAATGCGTTAACTCATTGAGGGAATGTGAACCTCTTAGAGTGGCCGAGCCGAATCGCGCAAAGCAGCAAACCTCTTACTTAACTTGGGGTGCTGACAGAAAAAAATGA
- a CDS encoding YdeI/OmpD-associated family protein: MAKPKNTDEYLARLESNFAHPILTRVRKVVLETAPQVEETIKWGAPTFEYKGIMMSMVAFKNFAAMWFHKGALFNDPKNLLEATAETTKSMRKYNVSSIEDLDEEGLRGLVLEAIEKNESGEQVEGFNQRDKKYDSSELLNEALKNNAAARKTFESLPPSHQREYVEHIESAKQDVTKQRRLEKSLTLLEQGLGLHDKYRK, translated from the coding sequence ATGGCAAAGCCCAAAAACACGGACGAATATCTGGCTCGGCTAGAGAGCAACTTTGCTCACCCGATACTTACTCGTGTGCGAAAAGTTGTTTTGGAAACAGCACCTCAGGTTGAAGAAACCATAAAGTGGGGCGCACCAACTTTTGAGTATAAAGGTATAATGATGAGCATGGTTGCTTTCAAAAATTTTGCGGCCATGTGGTTTCACAAAGGCGCTCTTTTCAATGATCCTAAAAACCTTCTGGAGGCTACAGCCGAAACGACCAAATCTATGCGGAAGTACAATGTTTCTAGCATCGAAGATTTGGATGAAGAGGGTCTTCGAGGTTTAGTTTTGGAAGCTATTGAAAAGAACGAATCTGGAGAGCAAGTTGAGGGTTTCAATCAGCGTGATAAGAAGTATGATTCGTCAGAGTTGTTAAACGAAGCCTTGAAGAACAATGCTGCGGCTCGGAAGACTTTTGAAAGCTTACCACCTTCGCATCAGCGCGAATATGTGGAGCACATAGAAAGTGCCAAACAAGATGTAACCAAACAGCGTAGGTTAGAGAAATCACTGACTTTACTGGAGCAAGGCTTGGGCTTACACGATAAGTATAGAAAGTAA
- the pcaF gene encoding 3-oxoadipyl-CoA thiolase, translating to MKDAYIIDGIRTPIGSFGGTLSAVRADDLGAHVIRELMARNADLDREMIADVIMGCANQAGEDNRNVARMSSLLAGLPFSVPGETVNRLCASGMSATAQAMRAVRNGDGDVFVAGGMEHMTRAPYVMSKPSKAYGTDSKMYDSSFGWRFVNPEMYKRYGTDAMGETAENLVELYNISREDQDAFAYWSQMKAKEAQNNGRLAKEIAAVSIPQRKKDPIIFAKDEFVKPTSTLEILGKLRPAFKKEGGSVTAGNASGLNDGAAALLVASEEGATKNNLKPMARIVSMGVAGVEPRIMGIGPVYASEIALKKAGLTLDQMDILELNEAFAAQVLACTRKMGLADNDPRINPNGGAIALGHPLGMSGARLLQTAAIQLQETGKRYALCTMCIGVGQGYAVVLERA from the coding sequence ATGAAAGACGCATATATAATAGACGGAATACGTACACCAATTGGAAGTTTTGGTGGAACATTATCAGCAGTAAGAGCTGACGATTTAGGAGCACATGTTATCAGAGAGTTGATGGCTCGCAACGCAGATTTGGATCGGGAAATGATAGCAGACGTAATAATGGGCTGCGCCAATCAGGCAGGTGAGGATAACAGGAATGTGGCTCGAATGTCATCGCTATTGGCAGGGTTACCTTTTTCTGTACCAGGCGAAACGGTGAACAGACTTTGTGCCTCAGGAATGAGTGCCACAGCTCAAGCCATGCGTGCAGTTAGAAATGGTGATGGCGATGTATTTGTAGCCGGAGGTATGGAGCACATGACCCGTGCACCTTACGTAATGAGCAAGCCGAGCAAAGCTTATGGCACAGATTCAAAAATGTATGATTCAAGTTTTGGATGGCGCTTTGTAAACCCTGAAATGTACAAGCGTTATGGCACCGATGCCATGGGCGAAACAGCCGAAAACCTGGTGGAGCTTTATAACATTAGCCGCGAAGATCAGGATGCGTTTGCATACTGGAGCCAAATGAAAGCTAAGGAAGCACAGAATAATGGCCGATTGGCAAAAGAGATTGCAGCAGTAAGTATTCCTCAAAGGAAAAAAGACCCTATCATTTTTGCTAAAGATGAGTTTGTAAAACCTACCAGTACACTGGAAATTTTAGGAAAACTTCGTCCGGCTTTTAAGAAAGAAGGAGGCTCGGTAACTGCTGGTAATGCATCGGGACTTAACGATGGTGCAGCGGCACTTTTGGTAGCTTCTGAAGAAGGCGCGACTAAGAACAATCTTAAGCCAATGGCCAGAATTGTATCAATGGGCGTTGCGGGTGTGGAGCCTCGCATTATGGGAATAGGGCCGGTTTATGCTTCTGAAATTGCTTTGAAAAAAGCAGGTCTTACTTTAGATCAAATGGACATTTTAGAGCTGAACGAAGCCTTTGCTGCACAAGTTTTGGCTTGTACCCGCAAAATGGGCTTGGCAGATAATGATCCTCGAATTAACCCAAATGGAGGCGCTATTGCATTGGGTCACCCACTGGGAATGAGCGGTGCAAGACTGCTTCAAACCGCGGCAATTCAATTACAGGAAACTGGAAAGCGCTACGCACTTTGTACAATGTGTATTGGTGTTGGACAAGGTTATGCTGTAGTTTTGGAGAGAGCGTAA
- a CDS encoding four helix bundle protein encodes MIRCSTSVAANYRAACLAQSRPAFTAKISIVLEEADESIFWLELLEEELEIKDRKGLQELKKEAQELTNIFASTRKRMQSGSGKS; translated from the coding sequence TTGATTAGATGTTCAACTTCTGTGGCTGCAAATTATAGAGCAGCATGCTTGGCGCAAAGTAGGCCCGCCTTTACGGCAAAAATCAGCATTGTACTGGAGGAAGCTGATGAAAGCATTTTTTGGTTAGAGCTTTTAGAGGAAGAGCTTGAAATAAAGGATAGGAAGGGATTACAAGAATTAAAAAAGGAAGCGCAGGAATTGACGAACATATTTGCATCAACGCGGAAACGCATGCAAAGCGGTTCGGGCAAATCTTAA
- a CDS encoding hotdog fold thioesterase, translating into MEGKAIVDKMYNGDAFSQWLGIERIEERAGYSKLKMRVREEMTNGFKIAHGGITYSLADSALAFASNSHGRQAVSIETSISHTKAVHIGDILIAEAIELNLTNATGIYDIKVTNQNNEVVALFKGTVYRTKKEWTN; encoded by the coding sequence ATGGAAGGAAAAGCGATAGTTGATAAAATGTACAATGGCGATGCTTTTAGTCAATGGCTGGGTATTGAACGCATCGAGGAAAGGGCGGGGTATTCCAAACTAAAAATGAGGGTTCGCGAGGAGATGACCAATGGTTTTAAAATCGCTCATGGTGGAATTACCTACTCTTTGGCGGATAGCGCTCTGGCCTTTGCAAGCAACAGCCATGGACGCCAAGCTGTGAGCATCGAAACCAGTATTTCTCACACCAAAGCCGTGCATATTGGAGACATCCTAATTGCGGAAGCCATTGAACTAAATTTGACAAACGCTACAGGCATTTATGATATAAAAGTGACGAACCAAAATAATGAGGTGGTTGCGCTTTTTAAAGGAACTGTTTATAGAACGAAGAAAGAGTGGACTAATTAA